A part of Paenarthrobacter sp. A20 genomic DNA contains:
- a CDS encoding ABC transporter permease produces MSAEIASPHGAVIGRPGIGWALLGSELSVLFRRLRTWAMLIALAAVPILIAVAVKLSSRPTTPGRGPLFLDRITQNGLFVAVTALVVCVPLFLPLTVGVVAGDTIAGESSLGTLRYLLLAPAGRIRLLLVKYAGAVAFCFAATATVAASGALAGVVLFPVGPVTLLSGDTISVGESALRSLLIAAYITVSLLGLSAIGLLISTFTDVPVGAMAATIVLSVVSQVLDNLPQLEWLHPWLFSHHWLGFADLLRQPVSWTSFAGNGLLQAGYIAVCGALAYAKFSNKDVLS; encoded by the coding sequence TTGTCGGCTGAAATTGCTTCGCCTCACGGCGCCGTCATTGGCCGACCGGGAATCGGATGGGCGCTGCTGGGCTCGGAGTTGTCCGTACTGTTCCGCCGGCTCCGCACGTGGGCCATGCTGATCGCCCTGGCTGCCGTGCCCATCCTGATTGCCGTGGCCGTCAAATTGTCCTCCCGGCCCACGACACCCGGGCGGGGACCACTGTTCCTGGACCGGATCACCCAGAACGGCCTGTTCGTCGCAGTGACTGCCCTGGTGGTGTGCGTTCCGCTGTTCCTGCCACTGACGGTCGGCGTGGTGGCCGGCGATACCATCGCCGGCGAGTCCAGCCTGGGAACCCTGCGGTATCTGCTCCTCGCTCCCGCGGGACGGATCCGCCTGCTGCTGGTGAAATATGCCGGGGCCGTTGCTTTCTGTTTCGCAGCGACGGCGACCGTCGCTGCCTCCGGCGCCCTGGCCGGCGTCGTACTTTTTCCCGTGGGCCCGGTGACTTTACTGTCCGGCGACACCATCAGCGTTGGCGAGTCAGCGTTGAGGTCCCTGCTGATCGCTGCGTACATCACGGTGTCGCTCCTTGGGCTGTCCGCGATCGGACTGCTGATCTCCACCTTCACGGATGTGCCGGTAGGCGCCATGGCTGCCACCATCGTCCTTTCGGTGGTCTCACAAGTATTGGACAACCTGCCCCAGCTTGAGTGGCTTCATCCATGGCTCTTCAGCCACCACTGGCTGGGGTTCGCGGATCTGCTGCGCCAACCGGTCTCCTGGACGTCGTTCGCCGGGAATGGGCTCCTCCAAGCCGGATACATCGCAGTGTGCGGCGCGCTGGCCTACGCAAAATTCTCCAACAAGGACGTCTTGTCATAG